One genomic window of Streptomyces spiramyceticus includes the following:
- a CDS encoding sulfite exporter TauE/SafE family protein: MKRRTTTVSALATLVAGAALALLPAHAAQAHPLGNFTVNQYDGLLVAPGKLNVDHVEDLAEIPAAQEQNRIDADGDDRLASAELSAWARTRCDAAAQGAQLVIAGGASQRGKTAPVSAGSAKAQVRPGQAGLQTLRVICELTAPLPRAERMRLAYRPASVTTGAGWREITARGDRMTLSGTDVPGDSVSRRLTVYPGDPLFTPPDVRSGAFTVRPGGPALAGSQDEKSGSPTAGVLPRGADRWAQTLTGLVARHELTVGFAALALGASLLLGALHALAPGHGKTMMAAAATAGGRSSLRDVLALGISVTMTHTLGVFALGALIAAGSAAAPTVVSWLGVASGTLVAGAGALLLRKAWRQRHRPHGHSHGHTHGHTHGHAHEYDRTLADHRHEHGTASTHSHSEDHGHGHSHSHVPPAPGLRGVILLGFAGGLVPSPSAVLVLVGAAALGQAWFGFLLVLAYGAGLALTLTGAGFAAVRLSETTTRRLTLRPRGRFFSIAQRAAPLGTAAVVFALGCGLLLRGAATALS, translated from the coding sequence ATGAAACGCCGTACCACCACCGTTTCCGCTCTCGCCACGCTGGTGGCCGGAGCGGCCTTGGCCCTGCTCCCCGCCCATGCGGCGCAGGCACACCCCCTGGGGAACTTCACCGTCAATCAGTACGACGGTCTCCTCGTCGCTCCGGGGAAGCTGAACGTGGACCATGTCGAGGACCTGGCGGAAATTCCGGCCGCCCAGGAACAGAACCGCATCGACGCCGACGGAGACGATCGGCTGGCGTCGGCCGAACTGTCGGCATGGGCCCGGACGCGGTGCGACGCCGCGGCGCAGGGCGCCCAGCTGGTGATCGCCGGCGGGGCGTCACAGCGTGGGAAGACCGCCCCCGTCTCGGCGGGAAGCGCGAAGGCGCAAGTACGGCCGGGGCAGGCCGGGTTGCAGACGCTGCGCGTAATCTGCGAGCTGACGGCGCCGCTGCCCCGTGCCGAACGAATGCGACTGGCGTACCGGCCGGCGAGTGTCACGACCGGAGCGGGGTGGCGGGAGATCACCGCGCGAGGCGACCGGATGACGCTCTCGGGCACGGACGTGCCGGGGGACTCCGTCTCGCGGCGGCTGACCGTGTACCCCGGCGATCCGCTCTTCACACCGCCTGACGTGCGGTCGGGCGCCTTCACCGTCCGTCCCGGCGGGCCGGCACTCGCCGGGAGTCAGGACGAGAAGAGCGGTTCCCCGACCGCCGGCGTGCTGCCGCGCGGGGCGGACCGCTGGGCCCAGACGCTGACCGGTCTGGTGGCCCGGCACGAACTGACCGTAGGTTTCGCGGCACTCGCGCTCGGCGCGTCTCTGCTGCTGGGCGCGCTCCACGCGCTCGCCCCGGGGCACGGCAAGACGATGATGGCGGCCGCCGCCACGGCCGGTGGCCGAAGTTCTCTGCGTGACGTGCTGGCCCTCGGGATTTCGGTGACCATGACCCACACCCTGGGCGTCTTCGCGCTGGGTGCTCTGATCGCCGCGGGATCGGCGGCCGCGCCCACCGTCGTCTCCTGGCTGGGTGTTGCGAGCGGCACGTTGGTCGCGGGCGCCGGCGCGCTGCTGCTCCGGAAGGCGTGGCGACAGCGTCATCGCCCCCACGGGCACAGCCATGGCCATACGCACGGCCATACGCACGGGCATGCCCATGAGTACGACCGGACCCTCGCGGACCACCGTCATGAGCACGGCACGGCGAGTACTCACTCCCACAGCGAGGACCACGGGCACGGCCACTCACACTCCCACGTCCCTCCCGCTCCCGGCCTCCGCGGGGTCATCCTCCTCGGCTTTGCAGGCGGACTGGTCCCGAGCCCGTCCGCCGTCCTCGTCCTGGTGGGCGCGGCCGCGCTCGGCCAGGCCTGGTTCGGCTTTCTGCTGGTCCTGGCGTACGGAGCCGGGCTGGCGCTCACACTGACGGGGGCCGGGTTCGCGGCAGTGCGGTTGAGTGAGACCACAACACGCAGGCTGACGCTTCGGCCGCGAGGCCGGTTCTTTTCGATTGCCCAACGCGCGGCCCCACTCGGCACGGCCGCCGTTGTATTCGCGCTGGGGTGTGGATTGTTGCTCAGAGGGGCTGCGACAGCGCTCAGTTGA
- a CDS encoding S1 family peptidase, whose amino-acid sequence MRHARRRLQGLARLAAVGGVLCGGLMMTTAIASEPSARGADKGVTVQPAELGASLVSRLGTSRTAGSWIGSDGRPVVAVTDAEAAVEVGQAGARAKLVSHSMRRLRSATDALRAAPRVPGTAWVVDYASNEVVVHADSTVSAGDWSRMTGLADQIGSFVHMQRTTGSFTTRVSGGAPVFADGGRCSAGFNVTDGRNNFILTAGHCGSLGTAWFQDAQGSGRVGTTTASTFPGSDFSLVKYENGDASSGRSVVGIGGGREVRITAAADPFVGQQVFRSGSTTGVHSGRVTALNATVNFPEGTVTGLIETTVCAEPGDSGGPLFAQGLALGVTSGGNGDCTTGGLTYFQPTTTAMAALGVSVAGATTAAEEGSGAASPPAAAGTSVPGVVEGVTLPDGIVTLRTLMPGLLVVAVSLLGLMATRWIRSAHDRRSYRRQYSQVWG is encoded by the coding sequence ATGAGGCACGCACGACGCAGACTGCAGGGGCTGGCACGGCTGGCAGCCGTCGGCGGAGTGCTCTGCGGCGGTCTGATGATGACCACCGCGATCGCGAGCGAGCCATCAGCTCGTGGAGCGGACAAGGGCGTCACCGTTCAGCCCGCCGAGTTGGGCGCGAGTCTCGTCTCACGGCTCGGCACATCCCGTACCGCCGGTAGCTGGATCGGCTCCGACGGGCGCCCGGTCGTCGCAGTGACCGACGCGGAAGCGGCGGTCGAGGTCGGGCAGGCGGGAGCACGCGCCAAGCTTGTCAGCCACAGCATGCGCCGGCTCCGCTCGGCCACGGATGCTCTGCGAGCTGCCCCCCGGGTGCCCGGCACCGCATGGGTGGTGGACTACGCGTCCAACGAGGTCGTCGTGCATGCCGACAGCACCGTCTCGGCCGGGGACTGGTCACGTATGACCGGCCTCGCCGATCAGATCGGCAGCTTCGTACACATGCAACGGACCACGGGGTCCTTTACCACGAGGGTCAGTGGTGGCGCCCCGGTCTTCGCCGACGGCGGGCGCTGCTCCGCAGGATTCAACGTAACCGACGGCCGGAACAACTTCATACTGACGGCGGGGCATTGCGGTTCTCTCGGCACCGCCTGGTTCCAGGACGCGCAGGGCTCCGGGCGGGTCGGTACCACAACGGCCAGCACCTTCCCCGGCAGCGACTTCTCCCTCGTCAAGTACGAGAACGGCGACGCCTCCAGTGGCAGGAGCGTAGTGGGGATCGGTGGTGGCCGGGAGGTACGGATCACCGCGGCCGCCGATCCGTTCGTCGGCCAACAGGTCTTCCGCAGTGGCAGTACCACCGGGGTGCATTCAGGCCGGGTGACCGCGTTGAACGCGACGGTGAACTTTCCCGAGGGTACGGTGACGGGCCTGATCGAAACGACGGTCTGCGCCGAGCCGGGCGACAGCGGTGGCCCGCTGTTCGCTCAGGGGTTGGCACTCGGCGTGACCTCGGGCGGCAACGGGGATTGCACCACCGGTGGTCTCACCTACTTCCAGCCGACGACCACGGCGATGGCAGCCCTCGGAGTGAGCGTGGCCGGCGCCACCACAGCGGCCGAAGAGGGTAGCGGCGCAGCCTCGCCACCGGCTGCCGCCGGAACCTCCGTACCGGGGGTGGTAGAGGGTGTGACACTGCCTGACGGAATTGTCACCCTGCGGACTCTCATGCCGGGACTGCTGGTTGTCGCTGTAAGTCTTCTCGGTCTGATGGCCACCCGTTGGATCCGGTCAGCTCATGACCGCAGAAGCTATCGCAGGCAGTACTCCCAAGTCTGGGGCTGA